In Desulfovibrio sp. Fe33, one DNA window encodes the following:
- the priA gene encoding replication restart helicase PriA: MADLWQVTLVSPPYETWTYGRPSHFPSLSSGQRVIIPFGKSHRAGVVVGPAGEAPKGVAIKDMIWPLEHTPLLDGDFVDMAVNLAARQMVHVGRILEIALPRGLRTASVTFKVDRHMTGRNLPASMRPSDLARAGDEDRAALLELWLGDRMRVRVNAKKEAEERFVSLESDPPWPVRPNAKRQLRLLEHLMENGPQSLYSLRHTLGDWAPDVASTLEAVGVVRVGEPTADLLAQMDEVGKGGDDPGCEYALTDEQQVALREMTETLEGGGGAHLVHGVTGSGKTVLYMEMADRLLRQGRSVLFLAPEVALACQLYRTVARRFPQYRTIFYHGYQSPGKREASFRELAGSADPVIVVGTRSAVFLPLPDLGMVVMDEEHDESFKQEDRLAYHAKEVAWFRTGRSKGLLLLGSATPDVKTFHAASQGLIRVSTLKERVGESRLPEVELVNITDLGSSKQLLSNRVREAVRETVAAGEQVIVMLNRRGYAPLMYCLDCGETVRCPDCEVGMTYHKGRERLVCHYCGRTYSYPLTCRKCGGANFIPMGEGTEQLEEALSDLLPDDAKVLRLDRDATRRQERLEEILGSFGRGEAQVLVGTQMISKGHHFPGVTLVVVADGDLGLNLPDYRSSERTFQLLVQVAGRAGRGEHPGRVLIQTRNPNHPIWKEILGGDYEGFFAREVSRRTLFHYPPFSRMALVRISYPADSENGQAAVNLLGQILREQGRALGIAVLGPAPAPLSMLRGRKRFNCLLKSDDWGKVRGLYAAMARANPEPREVRTALDLDPLSTL, translated from the coding sequence ATGGCCGATCTCTGGCAGGTAACGCTCGTCAGTCCGCCCTATGAGACATGGACCTACGGGCGGCCCTCCCATTTCCCCTCCCTGTCGTCCGGACAGCGCGTAATCATTCCTTTCGGCAAGTCGCACCGTGCTGGCGTGGTGGTCGGTCCGGCGGGCGAGGCCCCCAAGGGTGTCGCCATCAAGGACATGATCTGGCCTCTTGAGCACACGCCGCTTCTCGACGGCGACTTCGTGGACATGGCCGTGAATTTGGCTGCCCGACAGATGGTGCATGTGGGCCGCATCCTGGAGATAGCCCTGCCGCGCGGCCTGCGCACGGCCTCGGTGACTTTCAAGGTGGACCGGCACATGACCGGCCGCAACCTGCCCGCGTCCATGCGGCCTTCGGACCTGGCGCGGGCGGGGGACGAGGACAGGGCCGCGCTGTTGGAGCTTTGGCTTGGCGACCGTATGCGCGTGCGCGTCAATGCGAAGAAGGAGGCAGAGGAGCGGTTCGTCTCCCTCGAATCCGACCCGCCGTGGCCCGTTCGTCCCAACGCCAAGCGGCAGCTCCGGCTTTTGGAGCATCTCATGGAGAACGGGCCGCAGAGCCTCTATTCTCTGCGGCATACCCTGGGCGACTGGGCACCCGATGTGGCCTCCACGCTCGAAGCGGTCGGCGTGGTCCGCGTGGGCGAGCCGACCGCCGATCTTCTGGCGCAGATGGACGAGGTCGGAAAGGGCGGCGACGATCCTGGTTGCGAGTATGCCCTGACCGACGAGCAGCAGGTTGCGTTGCGGGAAATGACCGAGACCCTTGAGGGGGGCGGCGGCGCGCATCTGGTCCATGGTGTGACGGGCAGCGGCAAGACCGTGCTCTACATGGAAATGGCCGACCGGCTGCTCCGGCAGGGACGGTCGGTGCTGTTTCTCGCACCCGAGGTGGCCCTTGCCTGTCAGCTCTATCGCACCGTGGCCCGCCGTTTCCCGCAGTACCGGACCATTTTTTATCACGGCTACCAGAGCCCCGGAAAGCGGGAGGCGTCCTTCCGCGAGTTGGCCGGGAGCGCGGACCCGGTCATTGTGGTTGGCACACGGTCCGCCGTGTTCCTGCCCCTGCCCGACCTGGGCATGGTGGTCATGGACGAGGAGCACGACGAGTCCTTCAAGCAGGAGGACCGGCTGGCCTACCACGCCAAGGAGGTGGCCTGGTTCCGGACGGGGCGGAGCAAGGGGCTGCTTTTGCTCGGTTCGGCGACGCCCGACGTCAAGACTTTCCACGCCGCCAGCCAGGGGCTTATTCGCGTGTCCACCCTGAAGGAGCGAGTGGGGGAGAGCCGCCTGCCCGAGGTGGAATTGGTGAACATCACCGACCTGGGCAGTTCCAAACAGCTTTTGTCGAATCGCGTGCGCGAGGCCGTGCGCGAGACCGTTGCGGCCGGGGAGCAGGTTATCGTCATGCTCAACCGGCGCGGTTACGCCCCGCTCATGTACTGCCTGGATTGCGGCGAGACCGTCCGTTGTCCCGACTGCGAGGTGGGCATGACCTACCACAAGGGCCGTGAGCGGCTGGTTTGCCACTATTGCGGGCGGACCTACTCCTATCCCCTGACCTGCCGCAAGTGCGGCGGCGCGAACTTCATCCCCATGGGCGAAGGCACCGAGCAGTTGGAGGAGGCGCTGAGCGACCTGCTGCCCGATGACGCCAAGGTCCTGCGCCTGGATCGGGACGCCACGCGGCGGCAGGAGCGGCTGGAGGAAATCCTCGGCTCCTTCGGCAGGGGCGAGGCACAGGTCTTGGTGGGAACCCAGATGATTTCGAAAGGCCATCATTTCCCCGGCGTGACCCTGGTGGTGGTCGCCGACGGCGATCTCGGCCTGAACCTGCCCGACTACAGGTCGTCGGAGCGGACATTCCAGCTCCTCGTCCAGGTGGCCGGCCGGGCCGGTCGCGGGGAGCATCCGGGCAGGGTGCTTATCCAGACGCGCAATCCCAATCATCCGATCTGGAAGGAAATACTGGGCGGCGACTACGAGGGCTTTTTCGCCCGGGAAGTGTCCCGGCGCACTCTTTTCCACTATCCGCCGTTTTCGCGGATGGCCCTTGTGCGCATCAGTTATCCGGCGGATTCCGAGAACGGGCAGGCCGCAGTGAATCTTCTTGGCCAAATCCTGCGCGAGCAGGGCAGGGCGCTCGGCATCGCCGTGCTCGGCCCGGCCCCGGCTCCGCTCTCCATGTTACGCGGCCGCAAGCGGTTCAACTGTTTGCTCAAGTCCGACGATTGGGGCAAGGTCCGCGGGTTGTACGCGGCCATGGCCCGCGCCAACCCCGAGCCGCGCGAGGTGCGCACCGCGCTCGACCTCGATCCTCTGTCCACCCTCTAG
- the glmM gene encoding phosphoglucosamine mutase: protein MKQRLFGTDGLRGQGNIFPMTPEIALRLGLAAGQYFRNGDKHHRVVIGKDTRLSGYVFETALTSGLCANGMDVFLVGPLPTPAISFLTRNMRADLGVVISASHNPFMDNGIKFFDRNGFKLPDEVEDEISELVLGDDTKWDYPAAEDVGRAHRIGDAPGRYIVYLKNSFSPHLTLDGLKIVLDCAHGAAYGVAPCVLEELGAEVVTVGVTPDGLNINQKCGSLYPEVIARMVVEEGADLGIALDGDADRLIVCDENGRILDGDQIMALCALELMEKNRLPGNMLVATVMSNMALELFMKDHGGRLLRTDVGDRYVVEAMRREGATLGGEQSGHLIFMDHSTTGDGLLAALQLLRIMRERDRPLSELAGLLEPFPQVLRNVHVKRKIPFDQAPLVQEAVRKVEAALEGKGRVLLRYSGTEAVCRVMVEGPDTDLVEKYTGDIVEACEKHLK from the coding sequence ATGAAACAAAGGCTTTTCGGAACCGACGGCCTGCGGGGGCAGGGGAATATCTTTCCCATGACCCCCGAGATCGCGCTCAGGCTCGGCTTGGCCGCCGGTCAATATTTTCGCAACGGCGACAAACACCATCGCGTGGTCATAGGCAAGGACACCCGGCTCTCCGGTTACGTGTTCGAGACCGCTTTGACCAGCGGGCTTTGCGCCAACGGCATGGACGTCTTTCTGGTCGGTCCCTTGCCCACCCCGGCCATTTCCTTTCTGACGCGGAATATGCGCGCCGATCTCGGCGTGGTCATCTCCGCCTCGCACAACCCGTTTATGGACAACGGCATCAAGTTCTTCGACCGCAACGGCTTCAAGCTGCCCGACGAGGTTGAGGACGAGATCAGCGAACTGGTCCTTGGCGACGACACCAAGTGGGACTATCCCGCGGCCGAGGACGTTGGGCGCGCCCATCGCATCGGCGACGCGCCCGGGCGGTACATCGTCTATCTGAAGAACAGCTTTTCACCGCACCTGACCTTGGACGGCCTCAAGATCGTGCTGGACTGCGCCCACGGCGCGGCTTACGGCGTGGCTCCCTGCGTCCTGGAGGAGCTTGGGGCCGAGGTCGTTACCGTAGGCGTGACCCCGGACGGCCTGAACATCAATCAGAAATGCGGCTCCCTCTACCCCGAAGTCATCGCCCGGATGGTCGTGGAGGAGGGGGCGGATCTGGGTATCGCCCTGGACGGCGACGCGGACCGGCTCATCGTCTGCGACGAGAACGGCCGCATCCTGGACGGCGACCAGATCATGGCCCTTTGCGCCTTGGAGCTCATGGAGAAGAACAGGCTTCCCGGCAACATGCTCGTGGCCACGGTCATGAGCAACATGGCGTTGGAACTGTTCATGAAGGATCATGGCGGACGGCTCCTGCGCACGGATGTGGGCGACCGCTACGTAGTCGAGGCCATGCGCCGCGAAGGGGCGACCCTCGGCGGCGAGCAGTCCGGGCATCTCATTTTCATGGATCATTCCACCACCGGCGACGGTCTGCTGGCCGCGCTCCAGCTCCTTCGCATCATGCGGGAGCGGGACCGCCCCCTGTCCGAACTGGCCGGTCTGCTTGAGCCTTTCCCTCAGGTTTTGCGCAACGTCCACGTCAAGCGCAAGATTCCGTTTGATCAGGCCCCGCTGGTTCAGGAGGCAGTGCGCAAGGTCGAGGCCGCCCTGGAGGGCAAGGGCCGCGTCCTGCTGCGCTACTCGGGCACCGAGGCCGTCTGTCGAGTCATGGTCGAGGGGCCGGACACGGATTTAGTCGAGAAGTATACCGGCGATATCGTCGAGGCGTGCGAGAAGCACCTGAAATAG
- the galU gene encoding UTP--glucose-1-phosphate uridylyltransferase GalU has protein sequence MEIKKAVIPVAGWGTRSLPATKNVPKEMLPIFRKPIVQYIVEEGISAGVSDVVFITNQNKTIIEDHFDRNFLLEQLLERAGKTALLEEVRRIAGLVNVIGVRQKEQLGLGHAVLTAREVCNNEPFAVMLGDDLMFGVNTGIGELIRAAKETGKAVVGVIEVPKEKVSRYGVIQGDVIDSHTFRVTNLVEKPKPEEAPSNLAIIGRYVLLPEIFDILEDQRAGVGGEIQLTDALQGLADQDKLIAVRLGGQRFDAGDWVEYLTANIYFALQDEELRYDLVKRLRDLLPCSS, from the coding sequence ATGGAAATCAAAAAAGCAGTCATCCCGGTCGCAGGCTGGGGCACACGTTCGCTCCCGGCTACCAAAAACGTACCCAAGGAAATGTTGCCCATTTTCCGCAAACCCATCGTGCAGTATATCGTCGAAGAGGGTATCAGCGCGGGGGTGAGCGATGTCGTTTTCATCACCAACCAGAACAAGACCATCATTGAGGATCATTTCGACCGCAACTTCCTTTTGGAGCAGCTTCTGGAAAGAGCGGGCAAGACGGCTCTTCTCGAAGAGGTCCGCCGCATCGCCGGGCTGGTCAACGTCATCGGCGTGCGCCAGAAGGAGCAGCTCGGCCTCGGACACGCCGTGCTCACCGCCCGCGAGGTCTGCAACAACGAGCCTTTCGCGGTCATGCTCGGCGACGATCTCATGTTCGGCGTGAACACCGGCATCGGCGAGTTGATACGGGCCGCCAAGGAAACGGGGAAGGCCGTTGTCGGCGTTATCGAAGTCCCGAAGGAGAAGGTCAGCCGGTACGGCGTTATCCAGGGCGATGTCATCGATTCGCACACCTTCCGCGTGACCAATCTGGTGGAGAAGCCCAAGCCCGAAGAGGCTCCTTCCAATCTGGCCATCATCGGCCGCTACGTGCTCCTGCCGGAAATCTTTGATATTCTTGAGGATCAGAGGGCGGGCGTCGGCGGCGAGATTCAGCTTACCGACGCGCTGCAGGGACTGGCCGACCAGGATAAGCTTATCGCCGTCAGGCTGGGCGGCCAGCGGTTTGACGCAGGCGACTGGGTGGAATACCTTACTGCCAACATCTACTTCGCCCTGCAGGACGAGGAGTTGCGCTACGATCTCGTCAAGCGGCTCCGGGACCTGCTTCCCTGTTCATCCTAA
- the thiF gene encoding sulfur carrier protein ThiS adenylyltransferase ThiF, whose protein sequence is MNEVEQGFARYLGEDALGRLRSVKIGIAGCGGLGSNCAMHLVRSGFVRFVLVDFDRVEFSNLNRQAFFRDQVGVFKAEALAANMCAVNPDLDLDVYVERVDVTRVKRLFGDCDAVVEAFDRVEAKKRLVETLLPLGRLLVSASGIGGCGDADALVTRRVRDNFYVVGDGLTECNAETPPLSPRVGLAAAKQADVILSHFLSLSDEKEKA, encoded by the coding sequence ATGAACGAGGTGGAGCAGGGCTTTGCGCGGTACCTGGGCGAAGACGCCCTTGGTCGGCTGCGGTCCGTGAAAATCGGCATCGCCGGTTGCGGCGGGCTCGGCTCCAACTGCGCCATGCACCTGGTGCGGAGCGGATTCGTCCGCTTCGTCCTGGTGGATTTCGATCGGGTGGAGTTCTCCAACCTGAACCGCCAGGCGTTCTTCCGCGACCAGGTGGGGGTGTTCAAGGCCGAAGCCCTGGCCGCCAACATGTGCGCCGTGAACCCCGATCTCGACCTGGATGTGTATGTGGAGCGGGTCGACGTGACCCGCGTGAAGCGTCTGTTCGGCGACTGCGACGCCGTGGTGGAAGCGTTCGACCGCGTGGAAGCCAAGAAACGGCTGGTGGAAACCTTGCTTCCCCTTGGACGGCTGCTGGTTTCCGCTTCCGGTATCGGCGGTTGCGGTGATGCCGACGCCCTCGTTACCCGCAGGGTGCGGGACAACTTCTACGTCGTCGGCGACGGCCTTACCGAGTGCAATGCGGAAACGCCGCCTCTGTCGCCCCGGGTCGGGCTCGCCGCGGCCAAGCAGGCGGACGTGATCCTGTCTCATTTCCTGTCCCTTTCCGATGAAAAGGAGAAAGCATGA
- a CDS encoding SH3 domain-containing protein — translation MRKTLFPIVAAVFFILSASPVFAFGKIVYADRPLNLRDGRSPKAEWVGSLYAGQKVRVAFEEDGWVAVYEPGATDPDAAGPAGYSNAKFLKPARGRYEPQPWGETAYSVTKLNIRSKPDSRSGKVGELQPMERVLIDFPEDEWIMVFSADATIRSKLNGIGYCSAKYLEPVPAGAAPVPARAATPAPAEPRSLSRAAQSEAAVFQRVALTNEVNVHQSRTTTSPLVRTLRPGDVVQLGLLGNGWYAVFKASDMIRSESSSLGYSLKTVMDANSRLADDVAAPVAVSPAPVAAPAAPRAKAAPAAKPAAPRTEPARPVVSVEDIKAEAVKSAAPAPARSETQQTMVIDRSAFHKTKRPDPTPDQTAHGYRFKFLEKSETREYGQVWITLKVFLSTTKVPDREALKDFAASLWKDHRRVTKNVLVEVYLPGMDQEDLAWGVAKFDYDGMTELFVRRATLFGTKFM, via the coding sequence ATGCGTAAAACACTTTTCCCCATTGTTGCCGCAGTCTTTTTCATCCTGTCCGCGTCCCCCGTCTTCGCCTTCGGCAAGATCGTGTATGCGGACCGTCCCCTCAACCTGCGTGACGGACGCTCGCCCAAGGCCGAGTGGGTCGGCAGTCTCTACGCCGGGCAGAAAGTCCGGGTCGCCTTCGAGGAGGACGGCTGGGTGGCCGTGTACGAACCCGGCGCGACCGATCCGGATGCGGCCGGTCCCGCCGGCTATTCCAACGCAAAGTTTCTCAAACCGGCGCGGGGGCGGTATGAACCCCAGCCGTGGGGCGAGACGGCCTATTCGGTCACCAAGCTGAATATTCGCTCCAAACCGGACTCCCGGAGCGGGAAGGTCGGCGAGCTGCAACCCATGGAGCGCGTGCTTATTGATTTTCCCGAAGACGAATGGATAATGGTGTTTTCGGCCGACGCGACCATTCGTTCCAAGCTGAACGGCATCGGCTATTGCAGCGCCAAGTATCTGGAGCCTGTCCCGGCGGGAGCCGCTCCGGTTCCGGCCCGGGCCGCTACGCCCGCACCGGCCGAGCCTCGGTCCCTCAGCCGGGCCGCGCAGTCTGAGGCCGCTGTATTTCAGCGGGTGGCCCTGACCAACGAGGTCAACGTGCACCAGAGCCGGACCACGACCTCTCCGCTGGTCCGCACCCTGAGGCCGGGGGACGTGGTGCAGCTCGGCCTGCTCGGGAACGGCTGGTACGCGGTTTTCAAGGCCAGCGACATGATCCGTTCCGAGAGCAGTTCCCTGGGATATTCCCTCAAGACCGTCATGGACGCCAACTCGCGGCTGGCCGATGACGTGGCCGCGCCCGTGGCCGTTTCACCCGCGCCCGTTGCCGCGCCTGCCGCCCCCCGGGCCAAGGCCGCCCCCGCTGCCAAGCCTGCCGCGCCCCGGACAGAGCCTGCCAGGCCCGTTGTTTCGGTGGAGGACATCAAGGCCGAAGCCGTGAAATCTGCGGCCCCGGCTCCGGCCCGGTCCGAAACGCAACAGACCATGGTCATAGACCGGTCCGCCTTCCACAAGACCAAGCGCCCCGACCCCACGCCGGACCAGACCGCGCACGGCTATCGGTTCAAGTTTCTGGAAAAGTCCGAGACCCGCGAATACGGCCAGGTCTGGATAACCCTCAAGGTGTTCCTGTCCACCACCAAGGTGCCCGACCGTGAGGCTCTCAAGGACTTTGCCGCCAGCCTGTGGAAGGACCACCGGCGGGTGACCAAGAACGTGCTTGTGGAGGTTTATCTGCCGGGCATGGACCAGGAGGACCTCGCCTGGGGAGTGGCCAAGTTCGACTATGACGGAATGACCGAATTGTTCGTCCGTCGGGCCACGTTGTTCGGGACTAAATTCATGTAG
- a CDS encoding CdaR family protein — protein MLRNWQTILLSIALAVFTWFLVTGREVVETWVDMPVVMTNPPEGLIIEDGLVDKIQVRLRGPKGLVGNLSSQNLVYPANVSNLKVGEQVVDIDTSKIPLSSTYEIIEVRPNRLRLTVDRRISKKIAVEAAWAGNLNSDYRLQEVTASPDVVVIRGPETLLRKISKTRVVLKGDFPEDVPRSWAEDVAVEVPDEIEASPGQVNAEAFFEPKTREIWVKVPIEFQDPEGFKATVQQRYVRLLLEGPVFLFHDDDYRKSIIATVSFGKKVAEGEFELNYEVTLPEGCRLEKKNPETVTTVIKKN, from the coding sequence ATGTTGCGAAACTGGCAAACCATATTGCTGTCCATAGCGCTGGCCGTGTTCACCTGGTTCCTGGTCACCGGCCGGGAGGTGGTCGAAACCTGGGTGGACATGCCCGTGGTCATGACCAACCCGCCCGAAGGGCTGATTATCGAGGACGGCCTGGTGGACAAGATTCAGGTGCGTCTGCGCGGCCCCAAGGGACTCGTGGGCAACCTTTCATCCCAGAATCTCGTTTATCCGGCGAACGTCAGCAACCTCAAGGTGGGCGAGCAGGTAGTGGACATCGATACTTCCAAGATTCCCCTGTCTTCCACTTACGAAATCATCGAGGTCAGGCCCAACCGGCTTCGACTCACGGTGGACCGGCGCATCTCCAAGAAGATCGCGGTGGAGGCCGCCTGGGCGGGCAATCTGAATTCCGATTACCGGTTGCAGGAGGTCACGGCTTCGCCCGATGTAGTCGTCATTCGCGGCCCCGAAACCCTGCTGCGCAAGATTTCCAAGACCCGCGTGGTGCTTAAGGGCGATTTCCCCGAGGATGTGCCCCGGTCATGGGCCGAGGACGTTGCCGTGGAGGTGCCCGACGAGATCGAGGCGTCGCCCGGCCAGGTCAACGCGGAGGCTTTCTTCGAGCCCAAGACCCGCGAGATATGGGTCAAGGTGCCGATTGAATTTCAGGACCCGGAAGGCTTCAAGGCCACGGTGCAGCAGCGCTATGTCAGATTGCTGCTGGAAGGGCCGGTCTTCCTGTTCCATGACGACGATTACCGGAAATCAATCATCGCCACGGTTTCCTTTGGCAAGAAGGTGGCCGAAGGCGAATTCGAGCTTAACTACGAAGTCACCCTCCCCGAGGGGTGCAGACTCGAAAAGAAGAACCCGGAGACGGTCACGACCGTCATCAAGAAGAATTAG
- the thiS gene encoding sulfur carrier protein ThiS, whose amino-acid sequence MIVTINGKASELDEPLTILALLESKEIAPRAVVVERNGEIVPGELFGEMRLEDGDHLEVLRFVGGG is encoded by the coding sequence ATGATCGTCACCATTAACGGCAAGGCGTCGGAGCTGGACGAGCCCCTGACCATTCTCGCCTTGCTTGAATCCAAAGAGATCGCGCCCCGGGCCGTGGTCGTCGAGCGCAACGGGGAAATCGTTCCCGGCGAACTGTTCGGCGAGATGCGCCTGGAAGACGGCGACCATCTGGAGGTCCTCCGCTTCGTGGGCGGAGGCTAG
- the thiH gene encoding 2-iminoacetate synthase ThiH: MSFYPQIEAYAEGLPDARFNDFTEEDVRRALHRTTATVEDFMAFMSPAASGLLEEMAQKASRLTVQHFGRTVSLFTPLYLANFCTNHCVYCGFNCNNSIHRSMLSLEEVDVEGKAIASTGLKNLLILTGDAPAKTGVDYLEACTRVLNKHFPSVSIEVFAMTEEEYGRLVAAGVDGMTMFQETYDEELYAVLHPKGPKRDFRFRLDAPERACKAGMRVVNIGALLGLGDWRRDALLTGLHAAYLMHRYPETDIAVSLPRMRPHVGDWEPASIVSDHDMVQFLMALRLFMPRVGITISTREDAEFRENILPLGVTRMSAGVSTAVGGHADETRDEENTGQFDISDGRSVDEVCAALRDRGYQPVFKDWEPIFETKGEGA, from the coding sequence ATGAGCTTCTACCCGCAGATAGAGGCGTATGCGGAGGGCTTGCCCGACGCGCGCTTCAACGACTTCACCGAGGAGGACGTGCGCCGGGCCCTGCATCGGACCACGGCCACGGTGGAGGACTTCATGGCTTTCATGAGTCCGGCCGCATCAGGGCTGCTCGAAGAAATGGCGCAGAAGGCCAGCCGATTGACCGTGCAGCATTTCGGGCGGACCGTCAGCCTGTTCACGCCGCTTTATCTCGCCAACTTCTGCACCAACCACTGTGTCTACTGCGGTTTCAACTGCAATAACTCGATTCACCGCTCCATGCTCAGCCTGGAAGAGGTGGACGTCGAAGGCAAGGCCATCGCCTCCACCGGACTCAAGAACCTGCTCATTCTCACCGGAGACGCCCCGGCGAAGACCGGGGTGGACTATCTCGAAGCGTGCACCAGAGTCCTGAACAAGCACTTTCCGTCCGTGTCCATCGAGGTCTTCGCCATGACCGAGGAAGAGTACGGACGGCTGGTGGCGGCGGGTGTGGACGGCATGACCATGTTCCAGGAGACTTACGACGAGGAGCTCTATGCCGTGCTGCATCCCAAAGGCCCCAAGCGGGACTTCCGGTTCCGTCTGGACGCTCCTGAGCGGGCCTGCAAGGCCGGTATGCGCGTGGTCAACATCGGCGCGTTGCTCGGACTCGGCGACTGGCGGCGCGATGCGCTCCTGACCGGCCTGCACGCGGCGTATCTCATGCATCGGTACCCGGAGACGGATATCGCCGTCTCGCTGCCGCGTATGCGGCCGCATGTGGGCGACTGGGAGCCTGCTTCCATCGTCTCCGATCACGATATGGTCCAATTCCTCATGGCGTTGCGCCTCTTCATGCCTCGGGTGGGAATCACCATCTCCACCCGGGAAGACGCCGAGTTCCGCGAGAATATCCTGCCGCTGGGCGTGACCCGCATGTCGGCAGGCGTGTCCACGGCCGTGGGCGGCCATGCCGACGAGACCAGGGACGAGGAAAATACGGGTCAGTTCGATATCAGCGACGGCCGCAGCGTGGATGAAGTCTGCGCCGCCCTGCGCGACAGGGGGTACCAGCCGGTCTTCAAGGACTGGGAGCCTATATTCGAGACCAAGGGAGAGGGCGCATGA
- a CDS encoding thiazole synthase — protein MSKDILTIGGRSFSSRLFTGTGKYGDDSVIPDVCEASGSEVITVALRRVDLESTTGNVMDFIPKHMQLLPNTSGARTADEAVRIARLARAMGCGDWIKIEVISDNRYLLPDGYETVKATEILAKEGFVVLPYVNADLYVAKALADAGAAAVMPLGAPIGTNRGLKTREMVRILIEEIDLPIVVDAGIGRPSEACEAMEMGADAVLVNTAIATAADPVMMARAFGRAVRAGREAFLSGPGAKRVLASASSPLTGFLGGAGA, from the coding sequence ATGAGCAAGGATATTCTCACCATCGGCGGCCGGAGCTTTTCCAGCCGTCTGTTTACAGGCACCGGGAAATACGGCGACGACAGCGTCATTCCGGATGTCTGCGAGGCCTCGGGCTCCGAGGTCATCACCGTGGCCCTGCGCCGGGTGGATCTGGAATCGACCACCGGCAACGTCATGGATTTCATCCCTAAACACATGCAGCTCTTGCCCAACACCTCGGGCGCCCGTACCGCCGACGAGGCCGTGCGCATCGCCAGGCTGGCCCGCGCCATGGGGTGCGGCGACTGGATCAAGATCGAGGTCATCTCCGACAACCGCTACCTGCTGCCCGACGGCTACGAGACCGTGAAGGCCACCGAAATCCTCGCCAAGGAGGGGTTCGTGGTTTTGCCGTACGTCAATGCCGACCTCTACGTCGCCAAGGCGCTGGCGGATGCGGGCGCGGCCGCGGTCATGCCGCTCGGTGCGCCCATCGGCACCAACCGGGGGCTGAAGACCCGCGAGATGGTCCGCATACTTATCGAGGAGATCGACTTGCCCATCGTCGTGGACGCGGGCATCGGCCGTCCTTCCGAAGCCTGTGAAGCCATGGAGATGGGCGCGGACGCGGTGCTGGTCAATACGGCCATCGCCACGGCCGCGGACCCGGTCATGATGGCCCGCGCCTTTGGCCGGGCGGTCCGGGCCGGACGCGAGGCGTTCCTTTCTGGCCCCGGCGCGAAAAGGGTCCTGGCCTCCGCTTCCTCGCCGTTGACGGGCTTCCTCGGGGGGGCAGGGGCATGA
- a CDS encoding OmpH family outer membrane protein, translating into MKHITPSLWLAAVLLLLAVPASAQPSKVGFVNPQRIVNESKIGKIAQEDLAGLGKEKDRRVRQALDKVNKLQAGLTEDALSVSEQQARENGLRQAVRDYEQLVQVSNQEIQAEERRLIRFVMRHADSILRNIAAEQGFTMILTDPEIIGYVDHSMDITDRVIRELNSLM; encoded by the coding sequence ATGAAACATATCACTCCGTCCCTGTGGCTGGCGGCCGTTCTGCTTCTGCTTGCGGTTCCGGCCTCGGCTCAACCCTCCAAGGTTGGGTTCGTCAATCCGCAGCGGATCGTCAACGAATCCAAGATAGGCAAGATCGCCCAGGAGGACCTGGCCGGTCTCGGCAAGGAAAAGGACCGTCGTGTCCGCCAGGCCCTGGACAAGGTCAACAAGTTGCAGGCTGGGCTGACGGAGGACGCCCTGTCCGTGAGCGAGCAGCAGGCGCGCGAAAACGGCCTGCGCCAGGCCGTGCGCGACTATGAGCAGTTGGTCCAGGTCAGCAATCAGGAGATTCAGGCGGAGGAGCGCCGACTCATCAGGTTCGTCATGCGCCACGCCGATTCCATCCTCAGGAATATTGCCGCCGAACAGGGCTTCACCATGATCCTGACCGACCCGGAAATTATCGGTTATGTGGACCATTCCATGGATATCACCGACCGGGTCATCCGCGAACTCAACTCCCTGATGTAG